A portion of the Gossypium arboreum isolate Shixiya-1 chromosome 8, ASM2569848v2, whole genome shotgun sequence genome contains these proteins:
- the LOC108468276 gene encoding uncharacterized protein LOC108468276 has product MAEQEQVKPLAPAAFRDEEEALSTQLNLRKRRYVQCCGCIAALSLILALVVLVLFFTLFRIHDPKIKINSVTIQRLELINGSLRNDVNVTLLADVSVKNPNVATFKFSNSTTLIYYGGRVIGGAIHLQGQAKARRTLQRNVTVELDPEKIEAVPSFRSDLNSGAFSISSYSTISGRVKILKIVRKRVVVRLNCTTTYRISGRQFIGESCRPELDF; this is encoded by the coding sequence ATGGCCGAGCAGGAGCAGGTCAAGCCCTTAGCCCCGGCAGCCTTCAGAGACGAGGAAGAAGCCTTGTCTACGCAATTGAATCTGAGAAAGAGAAGATATGTGCAGTGCTGCGGTTGCATCGCTGCGCTTTCCTTAATCCTAGCGTTGGTAGTTCTCGTGCTGTTTTTCACTCTTTTTCGCATACACGATCCCAAGATCAAGATCAACTCTGTAACCATCCAGCGCCTGGAGCTTATAAACGGGAGTCTCAGGAATGATGTGAATGTTACACTTTTAGCCGATGTTTCAGTAAAGAACCCCAATGTGGCAACCTTCAAATTCAGTAACAGCACAACGTTGATTTACTACGGTGGGAGGGTGATCGGTGGGGCCATCCATCTCCAAGGGCAGGCCAAGGCACGGCGTACACTGCAGAGGAATGTGACGGTGGAATTAGATCCTGAGAAAATTGAGGCCGTTCCAAGCTTTAGGAGCGATCTTAATTCAGGGGCGTTCAGCATAAGCAGTTACAGTACAATTTCGGGTCGAGTTAAAATACTTAAAATTGTAAGGAAACGCGTTGTGGTTAGATTAAATTGTACCACGACTTATAGAATCTCGGGAAGACAGTTCATCGGAGAAAGTTGCAGGCCTGAACTAGATTTCTAG